A window from Mycobacterium saskatchewanense encodes these proteins:
- a CDS encoding sigma-54-dependent Fis family transcriptional regulator, producing the protein MEPEPDPVAQVLRARRQFLRTGSLQEWGVREDVLHSWRRSRSLRVHPDRVELPFVRQSRTDSELMTAAAPILRRIADDVSGQPVCVILTTAEGVVLERLGGDSALVEALDAVRLVPGYSFAEKFAGTNGIGTTLELAQPTYIEGGEHYMAPLGRLTCAAAPIRDPSTRRIAGVVDLTGFTDQSAPLLYALAKSAAKQIEDRMRLLARESETALLEAYLQHCRRYPHGVLAVGGDVVLMNRQLRRTLEVNDRTALSERASEFRGSAVVGAVLTVELPSGAAARVRAVHRSPGRGGRANFVYQVHIDVAEADSPPPVHIPHLAGTSSSWRHAAQQVDRSCREREWLVLNGEPGSGRSALARAVAQHLRPERTVRVLSCRTMDAAQVLTELEAATVGPDFATVIADLDRTDGTALEPIADLLRSRTGRGWLAATIGPGSPSPALEALLAVFPRTVAVPALRHRIEDLDELVPFLLHELTRGAPVRLHPEAMSQLRKLPWPGNVGQLREVLARTVATQRSGVIVARQLPPECWSVSKHTLSRIEALERDAIVRGLLENGGNKAGAAEALGMSRATIYRKINEYGII; encoded by the coding sequence GTGGAGCCAGAGCCAGACCCGGTCGCGCAGGTGCTGCGCGCGCGCAGACAATTCCTGCGCACCGGGTCGCTGCAGGAGTGGGGCGTTCGGGAAGACGTCCTGCATTCATGGCGCCGATCCAGGTCGTTGCGGGTGCACCCGGACCGCGTGGAGCTGCCGTTCGTCCGGCAATCCAGGACCGACTCCGAGCTGATGACGGCGGCGGCCCCGATCCTGCGCCGCATCGCCGACGATGTCAGCGGACAGCCGGTTTGCGTCATCTTGACGACGGCGGAGGGCGTCGTCTTGGAGCGGCTGGGTGGTGACTCGGCGCTCGTCGAGGCGCTGGACGCGGTGCGTTTGGTGCCCGGATACAGCTTCGCCGAGAAGTTCGCCGGCACCAACGGGATCGGGACCACCCTGGAACTCGCGCAGCCCACCTACATCGAGGGCGGCGAGCACTACATGGCGCCCCTCGGGCGGTTGACCTGTGCCGCCGCCCCCATCCGTGACCCTTCGACGCGCCGGATCGCCGGTGTCGTCGACCTCACCGGCTTCACCGACCAATCCGCCCCGCTGTTGTACGCGCTCGCCAAGAGCGCCGCCAAGCAGATCGAGGACCGGATGAGGCTGTTGGCGCGCGAGAGCGAAACGGCTTTGCTCGAGGCGTACCTGCAGCACTGTCGGCGGTATCCCCATGGTGTGCTGGCCGTCGGTGGGGACGTCGTCCTGATGAACCGCCAGCTGCGTCGAACCCTGGAAGTCAACGATCGAACGGCGTTGTCGGAACGGGCGTCGGAGTTCCGCGGCTCGGCGGTCGTCGGCGCCGTGCTGACCGTGGAGCTGCCCAGTGGTGCCGCCGCGCGCGTGCGGGCGGTGCATCGGTCACCGGGGCGGGGCGGCCGCGCCAACTTCGTCTATCAGGTGCACATCGACGTCGCCGAGGCCGATTCGCCTCCGCCCGTGCACATCCCGCACCTCGCCGGGACCAGCAGCTCCTGGCGTCACGCCGCGCAGCAGGTCGACCGAAGCTGCCGCGAGCGGGAATGGCTGGTGCTCAACGGAGAACCGGGATCGGGCCGGTCCGCGCTGGCCCGTGCGGTCGCCCAGCACCTGCGACCTGAACGCACCGTTCGTGTGCTTTCCTGCCGCACCATGGATGCCGCGCAAGTGCTCACCGAACTCGAAGCGGCAACCGTGGGTCCGGACTTCGCCACGGTGATCGCCGATCTGGACCGCACCGACGGTACGGCGCTCGAGCCGATCGCCGACCTGCTGCGCTCCCGCACCGGGCGGGGCTGGCTGGCGGCGACGATCGGACCCGGGTCCCCCTCACCGGCCCTCGAGGCGCTGTTGGCGGTCTTCCCGCGCACCGTCGCCGTGCCGGCGTTGCGGCACCGGATCGAGGACCTCGACGAGTTGGTGCCCTTCCTACTGCACGAGCTGACGCGCGGCGCGCCCGTGCGGCTGCATCCCGAGGCGATGTCCCAATTGCGGAAGTTGCCGTGGCCCGGCAACGTCGGGCAACTGCGGGAGGTGTTGGCCCGCACGGTCGCCACACAGCGCTCGGGCGTGATCGTGGCGCGTCAACTCCCGCCCGAATGCTGGTCGGTGTCCAAGCACACGCTCTCCCGGATCGAGGCCCTGGAACGCGACGCGATCGTGCGCGGCCTGCTCGAAAACGGCGGCAACAAGGCGGGCGCCGCCGAGGCCCTCGGCATGTCCCGTGCGACGATCTACCGCAAAATCAACGAGTACGGCATCATCTGA